From Pseudomonadota bacterium, a single genomic window includes:
- a CDS encoding AgmX/PglI C-terminal domain-containing protein, with product KDLRMARGMAKEAGILQYLTAANVPVSPFGADQPLGIDPENALGALLGDQIGDNFGYGGLGVNGTGRGGGGTGEGTIGLGALGTIGHGAGGGTGSGYGRGAGGLGGRRGKVPQIRSGAAMVKGSLSKEVIRRIVHRHINEVKFCYERELASRPDLAGRVSIKFIIMGTGAVQMAAVAESTIGNPNVENCIAQAVRRWTFPQPEGGGIVIVTYPFQLEAPEG from the coding sequence CAAGGATCTGCGCATGGCGCGCGGGATGGCCAAGGAAGCCGGCATCCTGCAGTACCTCACGGCGGCCAACGTCCCGGTGTCTCCGTTCGGCGCGGATCAGCCCCTCGGCATCGACCCGGAGAACGCGCTCGGCGCGCTCCTCGGCGACCAGATCGGTGACAACTTCGGCTACGGCGGACTCGGCGTCAACGGCACGGGCCGCGGCGGTGGCGGCACCGGCGAGGGCACCATCGGCCTCGGCGCCCTCGGCACCATCGGTCACGGCGCGGGCGGCGGCACGGGCTCGGGTTACGGCCGCGGCGCCGGCGGTCTCGGCGGACGGCGCGGCAAGGTGCCGCAGATCCGCTCCGGCGCGGCGATGGTCAAGGGCTCGCTGTCGAAGGAAGTCATCCGCCGCATCGTCCACCGCCACATCAACGAGGTGAAGTTCTGCTACGAGCGCGAGCTGGCCTCGAGACCCGATCTCGCCGGCCGCGTTTCGATCAAGTTCATCATCATGGGCACCGGCGCGGTCCAGATGGCGGCGGTCGCCGAGTCCACCATCGGCAACCCGAACGTGGAGAACTGCATCGCGCAGGCGGTCCGGCGCTGGACCTTCCCGCAGCCCGAGGGCGGCGGCATCGTCATCGTCACCTATCCGTTCCAGCTCGAGGCGCCCGAGGGCTAG